The following are encoded in a window of Rissa tridactyla isolate bRisTri1 chromosome 3, bRisTri1.patW.cur.20221130, whole genome shotgun sequence genomic DNA:
- the LOC128907615 gene encoding cysteine-rich venom protein kaouthin-2-like yields MILPVVFLCLAAVLPLSTGVEPGGFDALSTSRADQQKVIVDKHNALRRGVKPTASNMLKMEWSSPAAKNAQNWANQCTLSHSPANMRKTTVVCGENLFMSTAPFSWPDAIQAWYDEEKDFAYGTGAKTPGAVIGHYTQVVWYNSYQIGCAVAFCPNSKYKYFYVCQYCPAGNLVSSIPKPYKKGVPCGDCPNACENGLCTKL; encoded by the exons GAACCTGGAGGTTTTGATGCTCTGTCAACTAGCAGAGCAGATCAGCAAAAGGTGATTGTTGACAAACATAATGCCCTCAGGAGAGGAGTAAAACCAACTGCCAGCAACATGTTGAAGATG GAATGGTCTTCTCCAGCTGCAAAGAATGCCCAAAACTGGGCCAATCAATGTACTTTAAGTCACAGTCCTGCTAACATGAGGAAAACTA CTGTAGTATGCGGTGAAAACCTCTTCATGTCAACTGCCCCTTTCTCGTGGCCAGATGCTATTCAGGCCTGGTATGATGAGGAGAAAGATTTTGCCTATGGAACTGGAGCAAAAACACCAGGTGCTGTGATTGGCCATTACACTCAG GTGGTTTGGTACAATTCTTATCAAATTGGATGTGCTGTCGCTTTCTGTCCCAACAGTAAATACAAGTACTTTTATGTCTGCCAGTACTGCCCTGC GGGGAATCTAGTAAGTTCAATTCCCAAGCCCTACAAAAAAGGAGTACCCTGTGGTGATTGCCCTAATGCTTGTGAGAACGGATTATGCA CCAAGCTTTGA